CGGCTCTGCTCGCAGAACACGCTCAGCTTGTCCAGAGCTGGGTCCTTCCATGGTGTTGCACTGGGGCTCTGGAATGGAAGAGTGGGCACTTTAATAACATGCAGTAAAAagttaataaataaaagaaaataaaagtattgtgatatatttgttttttaaaaatgacacattttaaaataatatttttgtattttttgaaattattttaattgcctaaaaaatttaaaaaaggggaCAATTCAAGTGTAGCCTAATGACGATGCATTAGgcagtaaaaattaaaaaaaattaaaaaataaattaaaatatcatggtatatttattatttaaaaaatacaagttttaatattattgttgtattttttgaaaatatttaaaattgcctaaaaaatgttaaaacaaataaaataaaaaaaaagggacaaATCAAGTGCCTAAAGATGATGCATTAGGCAgtgaaaagtaaaaataatttaaaaaaataataaaagtatggtatctttttttttttttaagtaaaaagtaaacaaaatttaaaaataaataaaagtatcaaggtatatttattattaaaaaattacacgttttaatattattgttgtattttttgaaaatatttaaaatggcctaaaaaatttaaaaaaagggggaCAAATCAAGTGCATAAAGACGATGCATTAGGcagtgaaatgtaaaaaaatgaaaaaaattaataaaagtatgatgtatgtatatatcttttttttttaaatcacacatttaatattatttttgtattttttgggaaATATTCAAAATTGCctaaaaaatggggaaaaaaggtTACGAATCAAGtacttaaaagttaaaaaaaaaaaataaataaataaaagtatggtttttttttaaagtgaaaagtctaaaatgtaaaaataaataaaaatatggtatatacgtATTTTgaaattacacattttttaacattattttagtatttttacaaattattttaaattgccttaaaaatgtaaaaaagggggACCAATTCAAGTGCAGCCTATTGATGATGCATGCATGCGTGCACGGATGTGTCAGCGGGCCGGCCTGACTCACCGTGACCAGAATGCAGTGCGCGTCCTTGGGCTCGCCGCCCTCGTCGGCTCCCACCAGCGCCGCCAGACGCTCGATGTCGTTGACGCGCACCACGTTGATGTCGTTGTCGAAGCAGAAGGCCTGGATGAGCGTGAAGTGGATCTGCAGGGCGATGTCGCACGCGTGCTCGTGGTCGGTGGCGAGCACGCAGAAAGCCACGCTGTCTGGATCCCTGCACCGGCGGAAGGAGGACGCGCGGTTAGGACgcatgcgtaaaaaaaaaaaaatgatgcttgGAAAAAAAGGAATGAGAGAACTTACACATTCATGACTTTAGCGGACTCGTACACTCCCACTGTCAGGTAGTCCTGCTTCTTAGCGGCGAGCAGGAGCTCCTCCAGCGCCGTGCCTGCACTTTGCACCCTTTAAAGAAACAAAACACGCAAAAATATCAGACAAGTGCGCTATTTGACGCGAGCCGAATCCGGTCATTGCGTCCTCAACCTACCTCTCGTTGTGTTCCATCGTGCTCTCCTGTCCGCGGATCTCCTCCAGAGTCATAGTTAATAATCCAAACGTGGTCGCGATGCTTCGGCAGGaggtggaagaagaagaaaaaaaagacgcgAAGGTTCGTGTAATCCAGTCTGGGTCTTGCGTTATTCTGAGGTCGGAACGAGCAGTGTGAGCTTTTATAGCGAGACCGGCGTGGATTCTCGGCAAGGGGCGGGACTTTCCGCTCAGGCTTATCCCTGATTGGTTCGCGAGAAGCCCGGCTTGGAGGAAAGCaaaagtcccccccccccccctccctccctccctctcctcTTCCACCGGCATTTACTGCTTGTTGACAAGCCCACGCGTGGAAGGATTACGCATTTTCAAGAAACTCTCCCCTCCCACCTCCGTAAACAGCAGCAGTGTGTCCAGAGAATGTGCTGATTACCTTTAGTCCGATCAATAATGTTGTGTTATCGCGTTCAGAAGACACCGTGGAATACTTGGAAAGTCCAAATGTCTGAAAGAATGTTTTACTGGAAAACCTTTGTTATTGGCcgccattatattattattattattattattattatagaggtttatttgaaatagggacagatacagaaacataaGACATCTGAAAcggttatccaatgtatgcatcatagtgtttgtagcccaaagctcatttacaacatttgtccccaacaacaacaacacagatcattaaaatagaaaaataaaaaatagaataaggcaaagatgagtccgataatggctttttgccaatattgtccaactcttaattacctataccgatatcaaccgataccgatatatacagtcgtggagttaACACTTTATTATTGGggatgtcggccgataaatgcgttacaatgtaatatcggaaattatcggtatcggttttttttattatcggtatcgtgtttttttttttttaaacattttttttattaaatcaacataaaaaacacaagatacacttacaattagtgcagcaaccccaaaaaaaacgtccctcccccattcacactcattcacacaaaagggttgtttctttctgttattaatattctggttcctacattatatatcaatatatatatcaatacagtctgcaagggatgattgtgcatgctgctggtccactaatagtactaacctttaacagttaatttgactcattttcattaattactagtttctatgtaactgtttttatattgttttactcttttttattcaagaaaatgttttgaatttatttatcttattttttattttttaaagtaccttatcttcaccatatctggttgtccaaattaggcataataatgtgttcattccacgactgcatatatcggttggtatcggtatcggttgatatcggtatcggtaattaaagagttggacaatatcggaatatcggcaaaaagccattatcggacatccctaattattatgcctaatttggacaaccaggtatggtgaagataaggtcctttttaaaaaaaaaataaaataagataaataaattgaaaacattttcttgaataaaaaagaaagtaaaacaatataaaaacagttacatagaatctaatgattaatgaaaatgagtaaaattaactgttaaaggttagtactattagtggaccagcagcacgcacaatcatgtgtgcttacggactgtatcccttgcagactgtattgatatatattgatatataatgtaggaaccagaatattaataacagaaagaaacaacccttttgtgtgaatgagtgtgaatgggggagggagttttttggggggttggtgcactaattgtaagtgtatcttgtgttttttatgttgatttaatttaaaaaaaacaaaaaaaacaaaaacaaaaaaaaaaaccgataccgataatttccgatattacatttttaaagcatttattggccgataataccggcggcaggccgatattatcggacatctctaatcgatAATAATGACTGTACTGTACTTCCCCACTACAGACTATTAATGGCACATTCAAACGTTCAAGAGAAGCTTATATGTTCCCCGCAGAGCTAGAATAAacagtttgttattttttttgttattcttatGTGTTATTTTTATGCGTATGCACCCCTAGCCCGTGTTTACCTTAGCTGGATCTACTTCCGGAAACCACGCTACTTCCGCCCTGACGTCACATTCAGGAAGTGGGGAAACAATTGGAACCGGCGCATTGTAGGTTTTTGTTCAAATAGCTTTTTTTCAGAGGGTTGTTGtttgatgctttttaaaaaaaacaatataaagtaGATCACACTTCCCCTTAGCTCGTTAAAGTTTTAAAGCAGCCCCGGGGGCGCAAGTGTTTCCTGGAAACTGTCAAGTGCTGCAGGCTAACTTAGTTAAAATGTGTTTGTATTACCCTCATAAACTACACATGCCCTTGTATATTGTTTTAATCTACAAGCGTCATTACAAATAATATTACATTATCTTTACATTGTCTTTACAGAAGATGCACCTTTGATATAACGCGCTATTATTGTGCAGAGCTGTTTTATGATCATTATCAGACTCATGTCGCTCCCTGCTGGTTGTTCAGAGCATGACTCTTCTTCCAGCACAAACTAGTTCAGGCTTGTTGCTTATTATTGAGTCATCGCTAGTGACTCACTgcctgcaaaaaaacaaaaaagagctGAGGTAATGTCTAACATCTAATGCAGAACAGCAGAGTAGACATGACAAAGCAAAACTGCAGCAATTTTTTGGAGTAAATAAGTTGATAGTGAAGTGTGCTGAAGTCAACCCTTAAAGAGGTCCTGAGGGATATTATGTGCCATTTATGTGTTGAATAATTtgctctcaaacttaagaatgcATCCCAAATATTCTACTGTGCATCTCATTTTTGTATGTATTTGGAATTTTCCCAAATGACAAATTAGAAGACTTTATAGCTATTTGCTGTAGGTTCGATGTTGTCAAAAAGATTGGATGTGTTGCTGGGTctgatttggttttggaattggattgcattgttatggtattgttgtgcattgttttgttggattgattaataaattcattaaaaaaaaaaagattggatGTAGTGAAAGTGTAAACGGTTTTGGGACCTAAAATAAATAACATGGACAGAGAAGGttgtacataaaaaaatgtattatcataGATGTCAAATGTACAGAAAAGGCTACAATCATTATCTTATTTACATTCTATTCCTCACAAACTCAGTGCCTTTTTCCACGGATAATCTCACATGGTTCTAACAATAAGCAATAAGAcatacatcatgtctttacaattGACAGTAACGTTAGAAGATATACTAAACAAAAAAATGTCTCACTGGCAACACAGGTCATTACATTTTTGGATATAGTTTACcgcaccacttttttttttttcagcagccAAAAGAAATAGCATTAAAATGTGAGAAGGTAGTTcagaataatatatttataaaggttcTTTATCTTAATCAAATCAAGGGGAAAACAATGACACAGTACACAAAGACCCTCTTGTTACAAGAGGAGCCAATCATCTTCATGGCCAAATGTCCTGCAATGGCTTTACGAAGCATCAATAATCACATTGATCAAACAGCCTATTCTTCTATCAAGCAACATCTAATTTACTGGTGAACAGCTTTGGGTGTGTCTTATTGAAAATAGGGCTTAAAAGTGAGACGTAGTAAACAATGCATTGTATGTCTTGCTGGCCTCTCAATAGCGTATTTACATGGCTGAATGcaagttttgttattttctttaaGAAGTTCAAACGTGCGCCATCATAAACTGACACGATTGTTGACATGATCGcttcaggaaaaaaataaaaggttTTG
The sequence above is drawn from the Nerophis lumbriciformis linkage group LG33, RoL_Nlum_v2.1, whole genome shotgun sequence genome and encodes:
- the gadd45ga gene encoding growth arrest and DNA-damage-inducible, gamma a → MTLEEIRGQESTMEHNERVQSAGTALEELLLAAKKQDYLTVGVYESAKVMNVDPDSVAFCVLATDHEHACDIALQIHFTLIQAFCFDNDINVVRVNDIERLAALVGADEGGEPKDAHCILVTSPSATPWKDPALDKLSVFCEQSRSVCDWVPTITLPER